The following are encoded in a window of Acidimicrobiales bacterium genomic DNA:
- a CDS encoding RNA polymerase sigma factor RpoD/SigA: MAQRDAAGVRDALGAYLREIRSASLLTREDEARLSGAIRQGQAAADELRRSGELPPERLSQLRAMIARCEESTRRFVESNLRLVVSIAKRYHHPRVPLADLVQEGNVGLLQAVKRFDHTRGFRFSTYATFWIRQAINRAIANSGRLIRLPEDAGGDALRIIRTRDAMEAESGRLPSLAELAAAVGLAPARVSELLAAAAEPVSTSERAGRHDGVELGDLVADASAERALDERLAALVPDRLERILAGLPERDRMVVCLRFGLDGHDRRSRAAVGELLGLTAERVRQIEIRALARLRERPEAIEAWHSLTE; encoded by the coding sequence ATGGCCCAGCGTGACGCCGCAGGCGTCCGGGACGCCCTGGGCGCGTACCTCCGGGAGATCCGGTCCGCCTCCCTGCTGACCAGGGAGGACGAGGCTCGCCTGTCGGGCGCCATCAGGCAGGGACAGGCCGCAGCCGACGAGCTCCGGCGCAGCGGCGAGCTGCCCCCCGAGCGCCTGAGCCAGCTCCGGGCCATGATCGCCCGCTGCGAGGAGAGCACCCGTCGCTTCGTCGAGTCCAACCTGCGCCTCGTGGTCTCGATCGCCAAGCGCTACCACCATCCCAGGGTCCCTCTGGCCGACCTGGTCCAGGAGGGGAACGTGGGGCTCCTCCAGGCGGTCAAGCGGTTCGACCACACGCGCGGGTTCCGGTTCTCGACGTATGCCACCTTCTGGATCCGCCAGGCGATCAACCGGGCGATCGCCAACAGCGGACGCCTCATCCGCCTTCCCGAGGACGCGGGAGGCGACGCCCTGCGCATCATCCGCACCCGCGACGCCATGGAGGCGGAGAGCGGGCGCCTCCCGTCGCTCGCCGAGCTGGCCGCCGCCGTGGGGCTCGCCCCGGCCCGGGTCTCGGAGCTGCTGGCCGCCGCCGCCGAGCCGGTGTCGACGTCGGAGCGCGCCGGCCGCCACGACGGCGTGGAGCTGGGCGACCTGGTCGCCGACGCGTCGGCCGAGCGGGCGCTCGACGAGCGCCTGGCCGCCCTCGTCCCCGACCGGCTGGAGCGCATCCTCGCCGGCCTCCCCGAGCGCGACCGCATGGTGGTCTGCCTCCGCTTCGGCCTGGACGGCCACGACCGCCGCTCGCGAGCGGCGGTGGGGGAGCTGCTCGGCCTCACGGCCGAGCGCGTCCGCCAGATCGAGATTCGGGCGCTGGCCCGGCTCCGCGAGCGCCCCGAG